Proteins from a single region of Salvelinus fontinalis isolate EN_2023a chromosome 15, ASM2944872v1, whole genome shotgun sequence:
- the pax9 gene encoding paired box protein Pax-9: MEPAFGEVNQLGGVFVNGRPLPNAIRLRIVELAQLGIRPCDISRQLRVSHGCVSKILARYNETGSILPGAIGGSKPRVTTPTVVKHIRTYKQRDPGIFAWEIRDRLLADGVCDKFNLPSVSSISRILRNKIGNLSQQSHYESSKQSSHQPPQPTLPYNHIYSYPTPIGASGTKVPTPPGMHSLPGHMAMHRIWPSSHSVTDILGIRSITEQQISDSSPFPSAKLEEWSVINRTHFPSSASSPLVNGVQDKPPHSIEPEAKYKQTQSGLPTVNSYVTAPSIPAYHPPTPVSPYMGYSATTSAYVTGPTWQPHSGSALYHHSCDNIAAPLAFKGMTAHHRDVIHPHAHPIPASAL; encoded by the exons ATGG AGCCAGCCTTTGGAGAGGTGAACCAGCTCGGCGGGGTTTTTGTCAACGGCAGACCACTTCCCAACGCAATCCGGCTGCGGATTGTAGAGCTCGCCCAGCTGGGCATCAGGCCTTGCGACATCAGCAGACAGCTCCGGGTCTCCCACGGCTGCGTCAGCAAGATACTGGCCCGGTACAACGAGACCGGCTCTATACTCCCGGGAGCGATCGGGGGCAGCAAACCACGGGTCACCACGCCTACAGTGGTCAAGCACATACGGACATACAAGCAGAGGGACCCGGGTATCTTCGCCTGGGAGATCCGGGACAGGCTACTGGCTGACGGAGTTTGTGACAAATTCAATCTACCATCTGTGAGCTCCATCAGTAGGATCCTCCGCAACAAGATTGGGAATCTGTCCCAGCAGAGCCACTATGAGTCCAGCAAGCAGTCGTCTCACCAACCACCACAACCAACGCTACCCTACAACCACATATACTCGTATCCGACCCCCATCGGAGCCTCTGGGACCAAAGTACCGACTCCCCCGGGCATGCACTCCCTCCCAGGACACATGGCTATGCACAGGATATGGCCCTCCTCCCACTCGGTAACAGATATTCTGGGGATTCGGTCGATAACAGAGCAACAAA TTAGTGACAGTTCGCCCTTTCCCAGTGCCAAACTAGAAGAATGGAGCGTTATAAACAGGACACATTTTCCGTCGTCGGCAAGCTCTCCACTAGTCAATGGCGTGCAGGATAAACCACCGCATTCTATAGAACCTGAAGCAAAATACAAACAG ACGCAGAGTGGCTTGCCCACAGTGAACAGTTATGTCACAGCGCCCAGCATCCCAGCCTACCACCCTCCCACCCCAGTGTCGCCCTACATGGGGTACAGCGCCACCACGTCGGCCTATGTGACCGGTCCCACATGGCAGCCGCACAGTGGCAGTGCTCTCTATCACCACAGCTGTGACAACATCGCCGCTCCGCTGGCCTTCAAGGGTATGACAGCCCACCACCGTGACGTCATCCACCCCCATGCCCACCCCATCCCCGCCTCAgcactgtaa